The genome window CGGGACCTGCGGTTTCACCTCGAAGAATCGCTGGCGTTCCACCCCAACGGGATGTCGCTGCGGGCGGTGCTCGACGATGGGATGGCGGTGCTGCGGACGTACTACTCGATCGGCGGCGGGTTTGTTGTGGAGGAGGGGCAGGAGCAGGTGACCGGGTCCGCGGCGGTGGTGTTGCCGTGCCCGATCCAGCGCGGCGGGGATCTCGAGCGGTATAGCCGCGAGCGGGGGTGGAGCATTCCGCGGGTGGTGATGGAGAACGAGAAGGCGTGGCGGGGCGAGGAGGAGGTGCGCGGGGGGCTGCTGCGGATCTGGCGGGTGATGCAGGAGTGCGTGTACCGCGGGTGCCACAGCGAGGGGGTGCTGCCGGGGGGCTTGCAGGTGGTTCGGCGCGCGGCGGGGCTGAACCGGAAGTTGCTGTTCGGGCACGGGGCCGGGGTGCGGGAGTACGACGATCTGGACGGGTGGCTGGAGGTGATGCGGCACACGGCGAAGGACTTCCAGCAGATCCTGCGGTGGGTGAGCACGTTCGCGCTGGCGGTGAACGAGGAGAACGCGGCGTTCGGGCGGGTGGTGACGGCGCCGACGAACGGGGCGGCGGGGGTGATCCCGGCGGTGATGATGTACTACTGGTGCTTCTGCCGCGGGAGCGAGCGTGGGGTGGTGGATTTGATGCTGACGGCGGGGGAGTTGGGGAGCATCTTCAAGAAGGGGGCGACGATCTCGGCGGCGATGGGGGGGTGCCAGGCGGAGATCGGGGTGAGCAGCGCGATGGCGGCGGGGGGGTTGGCGCAGGTGATGGGGGGGAGCGTGGGGCAGGTGCTGATGGCCGCGGAGATCGCGATGGAGCATCACCTGGGGATGACGTGCGACCCGATCGGTGGGCTGGTGCAGATCCCGTGCATCGAGCGGAACACGATGGGGGCGATCAAGGCGATCACGGCGGCGCAGATTGCGCTGGAGAGCGACCCGAGCAAGGCGCGGGTGACGCTGGACGGGGTGATCCGGACGATGTGGGAGACGGCGAAGGACATGGGGAGCAAGTACAAGGAGACGTCGGAGGGAGGGCTGGCGGTGAATGTGAGTGTGGGGTTGAGTGAGTGTTGAGTGGGAGGGGGGCGCTACTTGGTTGGCGCGCCGCATTCGGGGCACGGGGCACCGGTCGGTGTGGCGCGGAGGTCGTAGGCGCAGTGTGGGCACTTGCCGCGGCGGCGGCGGAGGAAGCGGCGGAGAGGGCCGGGGATAAAGAGCAGGATTCCCCACAGCGACGCAAAGATGGCGGAATCGGCGATGAGCGCGGGCCAGATCGGGCGGAGGGGGAGGATGGTGTACGAGCCGGTGGCGCGGGCGTTGGGTGTGCCGCGGACGTGATAGCCGTGCTCGATGGCGGCGCCGATGGAGGCGTTGCCGCGGGCTTGGCTGAGGACGCGATACCAGAGGCAGGGGAAGGGGAAGCCAAAGGCGGCGTCTTCGCCGAGCGTGCCCGGCGGGGGGAGGGGGGGCGGCTGGGCGAATGTGCCCCAGGATGGAGGTGAGTCGAGCGCGGTGAAGCCGGGTCGCTCCGCGGCGAGCTGGGTGTGCGTGCGGCGGGCGTCGCTGACGAGTTGATCGGGGGTCTTGGATGGCGCCGGGCGTGCGCCGAGGAGGGCCATGGCGCGTTCGGCGGTGGAGCGTGGCGGCGGGGCGGCGCTGTCGGCGAGATCGCTCCACCAGATGTCCGCGGCGCCCAGGAGGTGGACCTCGCCGGTGGACCAGGCGCGACCGTCGAGGATGAAAGCGCGGGCGACGGTGCGAGGGTATTGCGGGAGAGGGCGGAGGCGGGCGAAGGCCAGGGCGATCGTGATGGTGGTGGCCGCGCCGAGGATCAAGGAAAGGGCGAGCAGGATGGCGCGGCGGCGGAGGGACACGGCGAGGTGGAGTCTACATGAGGCCAGCGCCGCATTCGGGGCATGGGGAGCCGGGGGGCGTGGCGCGAAGGTCGTAGGCGCAGGCGGGGCAGAGGCCGCGGCTGCGGCGGGGAATCGAACGCAGTGCTGAGAAGCTAGAGCGGGTTGCCCACGTTGCGAGCATTAAGAATGCGGTGTAGATGGCGGCGTTGGCAGCGAACGGCATCCAGCGTGGGCGGCAGCACAGGGGCAGTTCATCGTAGGTTCCCGTGAGCGGATTCATCGGCGTCTGAAGCAGGAAGACGGCGCTCTGCTCCCAGGCGTTCGAAGCGGGGATTCGGTCGGAGCGGCCGACCAGCGACAGGAATGGCCAGCCGATGGCGTAGGCCTTCGCTGTCCACTGCACAGAGGGGCCTGTGCTCCTGAACCGGGCTTCGCGGTCCGGAACGCCTGTGGGCCAGCGGGCAGGCGCGGTCGCGGCTGGGTAGAAGTCGAAGACTGAGAATGGCCAGAATGGGTCGTCCTGCGTCGTGACGGCGGGGTCGTAGCTCGTGGCGTCGGGTTCGAAGATGACTCCCGGCCAGTCCATGGTGCCGATGGAGATCGCGCGCACGCCGGCGTATCGCCGGATCTCAACATTGACGGGGGTGAGAGGAGACTGGGCGCCGTGTAGGCAGAAGAGAAGCAGCCGAGAGTTCGCATCGGAGTGATCTCGATGCATGTAGACCCAGGCCCACGTCAGGGGGATCTGCATCGCGCAGGCGAACACGAAGCACATGATCGCGAGTTGCGTAAGGCGGCGCGGCGGGCGAGGGCTCGGTGCGGGCACGCCAGGAAGTGTAACGGGATGTCTTGATCGGCCGGGTGCTTCGAGATCATCGCGAGCGTGGCTTTCACGCGCGAGTGGAGACATGCCGACGTCACCCGCCCTGAACTATCCAATGGAGTTTGCCGTTCTTGTCAATGAAGAGGTAGAGCATCCCCATGTCGGCGAGCATGAGGAGGCTCTTGTCGAGGGTGTTGTCGTCGGGGCTGTTTGGGACGTTCAGGAGGGGGAAGGTCTCGCCGTGGGGATTGAGCGAGCCGAGTGTGCAGAGGTGTCGGCCGGGGAGGCGGGGGTCGGTGTGGCCGAACGCGGGCACTCCACCGATCTTGGAGCCGCGGAGCAGGGCGATCCGTTTGCCGTCGTAGAGGTTGTAGATCGGGTGGTTGTCGGGCGGGTGGTGGTAATCGGCGGTGCGATGGATCTGGGCGTGGGTGGGGTTGAGCCGTACTGGTGGTGGCGGAACATCTTCGGGGCGGACGAGGCCCTGGAGGCCGAGCGGCTGCCACTCGAAGTGGAGGCTGTCGGGCTCATCGTCATCCCAGTCAACGAGGTAATCGCCCGGCGCGAAGATGAGAAGGACGTCGCCCGGGAGCGGGCGCGGCTTTCGGAGCAGGCCGGCGGGCGTTAGCGCAAGATCAAGTGAATCGGCGAAGCAGAACTGGGCGAGCAAGCCCATAGGGCGACCGGCGCGGCTGGGCCATGGGCTCGCGGCGGGGCGGTATGGGACGCCGCCGATCTTGGTCGCCGCGGGATGGGCGGGCTCGCCCAGGGCCCAGACGAAAACGTCAGCGGGCGTGGGCGGGCCGAGGGTGCCGATGTTCAGGCCGGCGCGGATGGTCTCGATGGCGGCGAGGCCGCGGGGGCCATCGATGATGAGGGGGCAGTTCGATTCGAAGGAAGCGGGCTCGGGGTCGTCGATGGGGTGAGTCTGGCGCGCGGCCCACTGCCGGGTTTCGTCCTGGAGCGGAGCGAGGTTGAACTCACGGGTCCAGCGGGGGAGGTCAAAGCGCTCGTGAATCTGGGGCATGAGGCGGAGTGTACAGCCGTGCGGGAGACTCCTGAGGCGGGTGAGCGCCGCATTCGGGGCAGGGGTCGCCCGCGGGCGTGGCGCGGAGGTCGTAGGCGCAGGCGAGGCAGAGGCCGCGGCGGCGGCGGTAGGAACGGCAGGCGGCGCCGATGGCGACTAAGGCTGCCGAAGCGGAAAGGAGTACAAGGGACACGGACGAGACGGCATTGTGCACATAGCCAGACCAGAGGATCTTCGTACTCCGCACATCGGCGGTGCGAAGGGCGGGCATCTCATTGAGGATGAGGGGATCGCCCGCCGCGGCCAACTCATCGACGTACGCGGCTCGTAGCGTGGCGTGTTGTGCGGGTGCGAGACCGAAGCCAGTAACGGTCACTCGGACTACCCAAACGTCGACGGTTGGCGCCCACAACCCTCTGGGGCCGGAGGGATAGGTGTCAACCGATACCAGTGCAAGCGGAGGGTCGCTCGGCGCGGAATGGGTGGTTGAGTCACTCGACACGACGAATGTCCCGCCGCTGACGGTGAACCACTTCTGGCTATATGGCCTTGCGCAGTATGTGCTGCGGGCACGACCGCTTAGCGAGCCGAGCATCTCCGAGAGCATGCGCCCAACGGTGGATGGTCCGTGAAGCGAGATCGGGAGCATCACAACGGACCCGAAGAAAACCATCGCCACGAGGAGTGTCGTGAGCGGCGAGCCGAGGATGCGCAACAGCCTGGGTGACATCGTGAAGAGCGCTGGCGGGTCGTGCGGAGTTTATCGCAAGTGAGTGCCGCACTCGGGGCAGGAGGAGAACGGGGGTGTGGCGCGGAGGTCGTAGGCGCAAGTGGGGCATTTGCCGCGGCGTCGACGGAGGGCGGCGCGTAGAGCGGGTACTCCCGCGAAGAAGGCAATAAGGACCGTGAGAAGGCCGGCTTGGACGAGGGAGTTGGCCACATACCCGGGCCAACGCGGGCGGTAGCAAAACACGGGACCGTTTGCCGGGTGAGGTCGAAGCCAGTCCGGACCGAAGAACGCCCCCTCGGTGGAGAACTGCCTCGTCGAGGCGTCGTAGTCAATGCGGCCCTGGGCGCACGGCCATGGCCAACCGTTGGCGATGCGATGGGCTATTGGAACGCCGAAAGACGGGTCGGCTCCAGTGATCGCGGGCCACGCGGCGGTCGAGCCGAGGACCGGGTGGACATCTTCCGGAGCCCATGGGGCGCACAGTGCTTCCAGTTGGCCGCGAGGGGGGAGCCACGCGGAGCGCGTCCGGTAGACCTTGCCGTATCGGGACCCCGTGGGCGCATGGGCGAGGATCTGAATACGACGAGCGCCGAACAGTCGAGTGCTGTAGATGTGGAGTGTCTCGGCGTCGGAGGTCATGTCGATGGGCGACATGATGGAGACGACTTCCGGCTGAGGTTCGGAGCGCCATGACAGCGCGGCAAGCAGCCAGGAGATTGGAATCTGGAGGAGCAAGACCAGCAGCAGGCAAAGCAGGTAGACCTTGCCGATCGAGTGCAGTCGGCGCCGGCTCATGCATCAATGTACCTTCGAGGGGTTTATGCGTGGAGGCAGGCGTGCAGCCGCGGAGAGGGTCATTCTCGGTAGCCACATTCGAGCGGCTGCACTCAGAGCGCGCAGCATATCGAGGGACTGGGGTCCAAGGTCGTTGGAGCGACTCGTGGCTACGCAAAGAAAAACCCCGAGCGGGGTTCGGGGTTTGGGTGGTTGGCTGGGATGGCTCAGCGGGCGCCGGCGCGGCGCTTGGCGGCGGGGGCGAAGGTGGGCATGCCGGTGCCCTTCTCGAAGAGGTCGGCGAACTTGAAGCCCTTGCGGGACTTCCAGGCGCGGCGGTGGAAGGCGTCGGAAGCCAGCAGCGGGAAGGTGGCGCTGAGTTCGCCGAAGACCATCTGCTCGTGGACGACGTCGACCTTGCCCCAGGAGCAGGCTTCGCGGAGTGTGGAGCCCGAGAGGGCGCCGTCGCGACTGTCGGCGACGGTCATCTGGATGGCGTACTTGTGCATTCCAATGTCGCCGCGGGCCTTGCCCCCCTTGCGCTCGTTGAGGAGTTCGGCTGCGACGACGATGTCCTGGGCGAAGTTCTTGGGGACGCCGCCGCCGAGCATCAGAAGGCCGGTGTCCTTGCAGGCGAGCTTGATGTCGGTCAGCTCGCGGAAGTCCTTGCCCGAGTCGATGGCGACCTGCCCCCCCTCGCGGCCCTGCTCGATCGCTTCGGTCTGCTGGAGGACGATGCCGAAGCCGGCGGAGCAGTCGCTGAAGGCGGGGACGAAGATGGGGACGCGCTTGAGGTAGCACGTCTTGACGATGGACTCGTTCCTGGCGAACTTGGGGTTGTTGGCGAGGTAGGCGCCCATGGCCTCGATGAACTCGCGGCTGGAGTAGGCGCCCGGTTCAAAGGCGTTGAAGATCTCGTAGGTGGCGTGGTCGCAGGCGCGGAGGTCGTCCTCGTCGATGTAGGTGTCGTAGATGCGGTCGATCATCAGGTTGCGGAGGGTCATGTCGTCGACGGGCGGGGCCTCGGGGGAGCCGGGGGCGATGTAGTGCTTGAAGCCCAGGCCCTCGAAGAAGTCCTGATCGACGATGTTGGCGCCGGTGGAGACGATGGCGTCGATCATGTTGTTCTCAAGGAGCGTGACGATCGCCTCCTTGAGGCCGGCGGAGATGAGCGAGCCGGCGAGGGTGAGGATGACGCCGCACTCCTTGTCCTTGAGCATCATCGAGTAGATGTCCGCGGCCTGGGCGAGCGTGCGGGCGGAGTAGGCCATGTCGCGGTAAGAATCGATGACCGGGCGGGCATCGAAGGCGGTGACATCGATGTGCTTGACCTGGCGGGAGAGGAGCTCTTTCTTGGACCACTTGCCGTTTGCCATGGGAAAACCCTTCGGGCCAAGCCCCCCTGGCCGTGAGTGTGTGGAGTGTCCCGGGGGTGGCGGGACGGGGGATGATACTCACGGATTGAGGCGGGGGTTCGGCGTGTCGGCGCCATGCGGCGGTCAGGTCGCGGCGGGCGTGCGCCGGCGGAAGGCCTCGGGTACATCGCGCCACTCCAGGACGCGGCCGCACTCGGCGCACTGCAGCGAGGGGCTGCCGCGGAGGTTGTAGCCGCAGCGGGGGCAGTCGTGGTCGGTGGCGGCAAGGTGGGCGAGGACACGTTCGGCGTAGCCGGCTCTGTGGGCCGAGAGTTGGGTGTTGAGGTGGTACACGAAGGCGGCGGCGTGGTCGCGATCGCGGAAGGCGTGCAGCGGGATCAGGATCCCCAACCCGAGTCGCGTCGAGATGCAGACGAACTCGTCGGAGAGCGAGACCTCGCCGACAGCGCTCCATCGGACGAGCATCGACGCGGCGAGGCACTCATCCAGCACGCCTTCGGACCAGACTTCCAAGGTCCGTGGACCGAGCAAGATCTCAACCCGCTCGCTCGCGAGGAACTGTCGCAGCGACTCGTCCACAGTGGTTTTCGGTGCCTTGCGGCTGTCCGCATGAATCGAGGCGAACGAGGCGAAGGCCACGAGAGAGAAAACCATGAAACAGAAGATGACGACAAACGCTGGCGGGTACCAGCCCGCCACGTACGCGATCAGCATGGCCAGTAACGCAACGAGTACCGCGGCCAGCGACCACTTGATCACAAGGCGATCCGTGGGGCTGGGGGAGTGGACATTGACGGCGTGCGCATCGTCAAAGTACTGGGCGTAGAGATGTTGAAGGTCGGTCTCGGAGAACTCGTAGGAGATCCGCCAGGCGGGCTGTTCCGGATCAGGAGTCGGCGTGATGGGCGAGTCCGGGGCGGTCACCATTCACAACTCCGGGCGGGCGTGGGGCCCGATGGCGACGGTCATCATACATCATGGTATTTGGGGCGCCGACCGCTGCCGGTTGTGTTATGTTTCCGCCATCACGAGGAGGCAAGCGGCATGGCGGGCAGGTATCGAGCATCCGGGCGGGTGAGCGTGTTGGCAGCGGTTGTGACGCCCCTGCTCCTGGGTATCGCCGCGGTCCTGGGCGCGGTGTGCCAGGCGGCGATCATGCACAACCCGTGGGGCGTGGCGAACCCGCTGCTCACGGCGATGGCCGCGTTCGCATTGGGGGCCGTGGTTGTGGGATCGAGCCGCGCCGCGAAGGTGCGAAACGTATGGGTCGGATTGCTGATCGGCGTGGCGGCCTCGGCGTCGTTCCTGGCCGCTGGGTATTGGGCGGCATACCTCATCGACCCGCTCGGGTCGAACGCAGGCGTTTCAGTTTGGGGGTATCTTGCGCAGCGTCGCGCCGCGGGGGTGCCGCTGTTCGGCGGAGCATGGCGGGCGAGCGGCGGGTGGCTGTGGACGGCGTGGATCCTTGAGGGGGTTCTGGTGGTCTGCGCCGGGATGTTCCCCGGCACGGTCGAAGCGGGACGGCCGTTCTGCGAGCGGTGTTGCACCTGGGCGCGCAAGAGCGCGTGGAAATACGCGGTGCCGAACCCTGGCGCGGCGAGGGTCGCCGCGATGCGGAGCGCGACGGATGTGGGCGACCTGATCGGTCTCCCGGGCGGCTCGTCCGATGGGGAGCGGCTTGAGTACACCGTCGGGACGTGCCGGTGCGGGAGGATGGCCACACTCGGGGTCGAGCAGGTGACGCCGGGAACGAAGGATCCGAAGCAGACGACGACGGCCTCGGTCGTGACGGACATGATGGTGAGCAGAGGGGGGCTGGAGCGGCTCTTTGCATGGGCCGAGTCGGGCGATCCGGGGATGGCGGCGCGACGGCCCGTGCTCAACGTCAGCGGGTCGGTGGTGGAGCGTCAATCGTTTGACCTGATCCCGAAGCCGGAGGGGGAGGAGTACGTGTCCACGTGGCGATGGTCCAGCGCCGTGGTGGCGCGGGACTCGACAGCGGACAACGAGTACACCAAGCCGCTGCGGAAGCGGCTTGATGCGGGGGACTTCGCCGCGGCGGGAGAGGCACTGCGGGCTCAGCGAAGGATCGAGGACCTCGCGTACGTGGCCGAGGCGTGCGCGGATTGGGCGGAGCGTCCGCTGTGGCTTGAGGACTGGCTGGACGAGACGCCGACGGCGGCCGCGCCGCGGCTGATCCGGGGGATCAACGGGGTGAAGTGGGCGTGGGTCGCGCGGGGGGGCGGGTGGAAGGCAAAGAACCCGGATCTCTTTATCGCGCGGCTGGACGAGGCCGAGCAGGATCTGCTGGAGGCGACCGAGCGGGCGCCCCGCGACCCGACAGCCTGGGCGTGGCTGGTGTACGCGGCGATCGGCCTGGGGCATGACCTGGGCGAGGCGCAGCGGCGGCTGGACGCGGCGCACCGGCTCGCTCCGTTCCACCGGCCCGCGCACACGTTCATGCTCCAGTACCTGTGCGAGAAGTGGTACGGGTCGCACGAATCGATGTTTGCGTTCGCGCGCCGGACGAGCGCCGCGGCCCCGCCGGGGTCGACGGCGCACGTTGTCGTCGTCGAGGCCCATCTTGAGCGATGGGGATGGTCCTTGCACAAGGAGGGGAGGGCGGCCGCGGCGGGGTATTGGAAAACGCCCGAGGTGCGCGCGGAGATCGTTCAGGCGAATGATCGCTGCTTCCGGACGGGCGGGTTCAAGGTGACGATGGACACCGCGCGGGCTCGCAACTTCTTTGCGTATGCGCTGTGGAAGGTTGGGGAGCACCACGGAGCGGCGGAGCACCTGCGGGTGATCGGGACGTCGTCGCCTTGGGGCCCGTGGTCGGCCCCGCTTGGTCTGGGCGGCGACACGCTGAAGCGGGCCCGGCGGGAATGTGTGGTCTGAAACCGGACAGTTACGCGTAGCGGCTCCACGCGTACAGCCCGCCCAGGCACGCCGCGGCTCCGAGCCAGAGGAGGGCGACCGAGCCGACGAAGTAGGGGAAGACGCACATCACGATGCCGGTGATGAGCGTCTTGATGTTCTCGCTCTTCTTGCCGTGGATGAACAGGCCGACGCCGATGGTCCCGATGAACAGGCCGGAGAGAAGGACGGCGGGGTTGGTGAGATCCATGGGTGCACCTCGATACGGGTGCATCGGCGGATGAGGGGCGCGGG of Phycisphaeraceae bacterium contains these proteins:
- a CDS encoding L-serine ammonia-lyase yields the protein MESISVFDIFKIGVGPSSSHTMGPWRAAERFVAWCREIGVLGQVVRVECDLYGSLAKTGKGHGTDVAVMLGLSGEDPVTCETGLIDAKVEAIRQAGRIRLGGVRGVEFEFARDLRFHLEESLAFHPNGMSLRAVLDDGMAVLRTYYSIGGGFVVEEGQEQVTGSAAVVLPCPIQRGGDLERYSRERGWSIPRVVMENEKAWRGEEEVRGGLLRIWRVMQECVYRGCHSEGVLPGGLQVVRRAAGLNRKLLFGHGAGVREYDDLDGWLEVMRHTAKDFQQILRWVSTFALAVNEENAAFGRVVTAPTNGAAGVIPAVMMYYWCFCRGSERGVVDLMLTAGELGSIFKKGATISAAMGGCQAEIGVSSAMAAGGLAQVMGGSVGQVLMAAEIAMEHHLGMTCDPIGGLVQIPCIERNTMGAIKAITAAQIALESDPSKARVTLDGVIRTMWETAKDMGSKYKETSEGGLAVNVSVGLSEC
- a CDS encoding DUF1963 domain-containing protein is translated as MPQIHERFDLPRWTREFNLAPLQDETRQWAARQTHPIDDPEPASFESNCPLIIDGPRGLAAIETIRAGLNIGTLGPPTPADVFVWALGEPAHPAATKIGGVPYRPAASPWPSRAGRPMGLLAQFCFADSLDLALTPAGLLRKPRPLPGDVLLIFAPGDYLVDWDDDEPDSLHFEWQPLGLQGLVRPEDVPPPPVRLNPTHAQIHRTADYHHPPDNHPIYNLYDGKRIALLRGSKIGGVPAFGHTDPRLPGRHLCTLGSLNPHGETFPLLNVPNSPDDNTLDKSLLMLADMGMLYLFIDKNGKLHWIVQGG
- a CDS encoding deoxyhypusine synthase, which produces MANGKWSKKELLSRQVKHIDVTAFDARPVIDSYRDMAYSARTLAQAADIYSMMLKDKECGVILTLAGSLISAGLKEAIVTLLENNMIDAIVSTGANIVDQDFFEGLGFKHYIAPGSPEAPPVDDMTLRNLMIDRIYDTYIDEDDLRACDHATYEIFNAFEPGAYSSREFIEAMGAYLANNPKFARNESIVKTCYLKRVPIFVPAFSDCSAGFGIVLQQTEAIEQGREGGQVAIDSGKDFRELTDIKLACKDTGLLMLGGGVPKNFAQDIVVAAELLNERKGGKARGDIGMHKYAIQMTVADSRDGALSGSTLREACSWGKVDVVHEQMVFGELSATFPLLASDAFHRRAWKSRKGFKFADLFEKGTGMPTFAPAAKRRAGAR